Proteins from a genomic interval of Orbaceae bacterium lpD02:
- the nth gene encoding endonuclease III has product MKQKTRVEILQRLQAHIKNPVTELVYHSSFELLIAVLLSAQATDISVNKATKPLFAVANTPEKILALGLDKLKSYIRTIGLYNSKAENIIKTCQMLIELHDSEVPENFDQLIALPGVGRKTANVVLNTAFGHPTIAVDTHIFRVCNRTRFALGKDVDAVEDKLLKVVPDEYKINCHHWFILHGRYTCIARKPRCGACVIEDLCEFKDKVYPE; this is encoded by the coding sequence GTGAAGCAAAAAACACGAGTAGAGATACTACAACGGCTACAAGCACATATTAAAAATCCTGTGACAGAATTAGTTTACCATTCATCCTTTGAATTATTAATTGCGGTACTACTTTCAGCACAGGCTACTGATATCAGCGTGAATAAAGCAACAAAACCACTATTTGCGGTTGCTAATACACCAGAAAAAATCCTCGCGCTCGGATTGGATAAGTTAAAAAGTTATATTCGTACTATTGGACTTTATAATAGTAAGGCTGAAAATATTATAAAAACTTGTCAAATGTTAATTGAACTACATGATAGTGAAGTCCCTGAAAATTTTGATCAATTAATTGCTTTACCTGGTGTTGGTAGAAAAACAGCGAATGTCGTACTAAATACTGCATTTGGTCATCCGACAATCGCTGTCGATACCCATATATTTAGGGTTTGTAATCGTACTCGATTTGCGCTAGGTAAAGACGTTGATGCGGTTGAAGACAAGCTATTAAAAGTGGTGCCAGATGAATATAAAATTAATTGCCACCATTGGTTTATATTGCATGGACGCTATACTTGTATTGCTCGAAAACCGCGCTGTGGTGCTTGTGTGATTGAAGATTTATGTGAATTTAAAGATAAGGTTTACCCAGAGTAA
- the putP gene encoding sodium/proline symporter PutP has protein sequence MARYIMSLPMIITFAIYIIGMIAIGFFAFRATKNFGDYILGGRKIGSFVTALSAGASDMSGWLLMGLPGAVFLYGISQSWIAIGLTIGAYLNWLLIAGRLRVFTEVNHNSLTLPDYFSGRFNDNSSLLRLISAIIILVFFTIYCASGVVAGAKLFQSTFGLSYGWAMLAGAGATFAYTFIGGFLAVSWTDTVQASLMMFALILTPIMVMISCGSFDDSIDAIRQLNPSYLNLFSGMDTIAIISLLGWGLGYFGQPHILARFMAADSHQVMKNARRISMTWMVLCLTGAITVGFFGIAYFSNQPEAAYLIDNGKQERIFIELSKLLFNPWIAGILLAAILAAVMSTLSCQLLVCSSAITEDLYRAFFRPKAKQKELVWIGRMMVLLVAVISMLLAINPNNSVLDLVSHAWAGFGAAFGPIIVFSVFWRRMTRNGALIGMLVGALTVLVWIKFEWWQLYSLIPGFVFSSAAIIIVSLLDKKPDDSVLTHFDKANKLYHNK, from the coding sequence ATGGCTCGATATATTATGTCTTTACCTATGATTATTACATTTGCTATTTATATCATTGGCATGATAGCGATTGGCTTTTTTGCTTTTCGCGCAACTAAAAATTTTGGCGATTATATTCTTGGCGGCCGAAAGATAGGTAGTTTCGTGACTGCTTTATCTGCAGGCGCTTCGGATATGAGTGGCTGGTTATTAATGGGATTGCCTGGCGCGGTATTTTTATATGGTATATCTCAAAGTTGGATTGCGATTGGCTTAACTATTGGTGCTTATTTGAATTGGTTATTGATTGCCGGTCGTCTGCGCGTATTCACTGAAGTTAACCATAATTCATTAACGTTACCTGACTATTTTTCTGGTCGATTTAATGATAACAGTTCGCTACTAAGGTTAATTTCAGCAATTATTATTTTAGTTTTTTTTACTATTTATTGCGCTTCAGGCGTTGTTGCTGGCGCTAAATTATTTCAAAGTACATTTGGTTTGAGCTATGGTTGGGCTATGCTCGCTGGCGCGGGTGCGACATTTGCCTATACTTTTATTGGTGGCTTTTTAGCCGTCAGTTGGACTGACACCGTGCAAGCAAGTTTAATGATGTTTGCTTTAATTCTCACGCCAATCATGGTTATGATTTCTTGTGGTAGTTTTGATGACTCAATAGATGCAATTAGACAACTTAATCCAAGCTACCTCAATTTATTTTCAGGCATGGACACAATTGCGATTATCTCGCTACTCGGTTGGGGACTTGGATATTTTGGTCAGCCCCATATTTTAGCTAGGTTTATGGCGGCAGACTCACACCAAGTAATGAAAAATGCTCGAAGAATTAGTATGACTTGGATGGTTTTATGCCTAACTGGCGCTATTACGGTAGGTTTTTTTGGTATTGCTTACTTTTCTAATCAACCGGAAGCAGCTTACTTAATCGATAATGGTAAGCAGGAACGTATTTTTATTGAACTATCTAAGCTACTTTTTAATCCATGGATAGCAGGCATTTTATTGGCAGCTATTTTGGCTGCAGTAATGAGTACATTAAGTTGCCAATTACTGGTTTGCTCTAGCGCCATTACCGAAGATTTATATCGTGCGTTTTTTCGACCAAAAGCGAAACAAAAAGAGCTTGTTTGGATTGGGCGAATGATGGTTCTACTTGTTGCCGTGATCTCTATGCTGTTAGCAATAAATCCGAATAATAGTGTACTTGATCTAGTAAGTCATGCTTGGGCTGGCTTTGGTGCAGCATTTGGGCCAATTATTGTATTTTCAGTCTTTTGGCGCCGAATGACTCGCAATGGTGCGCTAATTGGCATGTTAGTAGGAGCATTAACTGTTTTAGTATGGATAAAATTCGAATGGTGGCAATTATATTCGCTGATCCCAGGGTTTGTATTTTCGTCAGCAGCAATTATTATTGTGAGTTTGCTTGATAAAAAACCTGATGACAGTGTGTTAACTCATTTTGATAAAGCGAATAAGTTATACCACAATAAATAA
- the smrB gene encoding endonuclease SmrB, with amino-acid sequence MSKNYRPTDEELALFNRAVVNTKKIKQDTVVHIPRKQSKVAILAKKQMQESNNNEFYFSDDFQPLLQEDPIRYLREGTEPIEIKRLKRGFYEPDFFLDLHGLTQNEAKKEIAALIAACIRERAPCACIMYGHGKNILKKQTPMWLAQHPDIICFHQAPKEFGGDAALLVLFDLDQFI; translated from the coding sequence ATGTCAAAAAATTATCGTCCTACTGATGAGGAACTTGCACTATTTAATCGTGCTGTTGTTAATACAAAAAAGATCAAACAAGATACGGTTGTTCATATACCCAGAAAACAGAGCAAAGTAGCAATTTTGGCAAAAAAACAAATGCAGGAAAGTAATAATAATGAGTTTTATTTTTCTGATGATTTTCAACCTTTGCTACAAGAAGATCCCATTCGTTATCTCAGAGAAGGTACTGAACCAATTGAGATAAAACGCCTTAAGCGGGGATTTTATGAGCCTGACTTTTTTTTAGATCTGCATGGGCTAACTCAAAACGAAGCCAAAAAAGAAATTGCAGCGCTGATCGCTGCCTGTATAAGAGAACGCGCACCCTGTGCTTGCATTATGTACGGGCACGGTAAAAATATTCTTAAAAAGCAAACACCAATGTGGCTTGCTCAACACCCTGACATTATTTGCTTTCATCAAGCTCCCAAAGAGTTTGGTGGCGATGCCGCATTATTAGTATTATTTGATTTAGACCAATTTATTTAA